AAGTTGATGCGGCTGGTACTCGACTACGCCAACAGAAATCCTCCTTACAACCCTCCAAGTGTCAACCAAATACCGGTGACGGGCCCTAGGCGGCGAGGCTTCTACGACCCCCCACCTGAATGGATATATATCCATATCAAGGTCGGGGAAGCGCCGGAAGAGCAGGTGACGTTGGCGATGGCGATAGACGATTTGTATATAATAGGTTTCTGTAATGGGGACAATGTGTGGTACCAGTTTAGTGGAGATAAGGATGTTTTTAAAGGCCTGCCGCCTGGAACCCACATCTTACCCATAGAGGAGAACTACAGAGATTTGATTAGTGGCGGCCGTGTGAATATGCCACTGGTGCCTTTAGGAAAAAACTCTGCTACGCATGCAACCTTACAGCTTGCAACATACAACCACATAATCAGTCCTAAAGAACAAGCCAAAGATGGGCTTGTCAGGTTCGTTATAATGATAGGGGAAGGCATGCGTCTGCAAAAGATCGATGAGACATTCTCGGGGGATAATTGGGAGGAGACGTTCCTCACCACAGACGACGCGCTCTCTGTGGTCGACTGGGGATCGAGCTCAAGGCTCGTCATACGGTGGTTCCTAACAGGGGGCGCAAAATGGGGTGGAGGTTGTACATggcgtgtttgggactgctccgctcCACGTTTTTTTTAGCTCCGCTTCATGTTTTTTAGCCAAACGGTTTCAGCTCCACGCACTCTGCTCCAGAAAAAAgggtggagttgtgagagcacctaaagaggtactccacaaactccagttttttgtggagctgctccacggtgGAGTTTATGGAacagagtttgtggagcagtcccaaacaccccctaaggatGTCGCTAGGAAGGTGAAGAAAAATAGTCACATCTCTGGACCGAACGATGCATTGAACAATAGATATTATTTGTGACTTCGCCCAAAAATAATCCAGCTGATTTGATTCGGTAATTTGTACTAGGAATATACGTATGTTAGTTGTGTTCTGTTCAATTAAACAAGTATTCATTCGCCTGCCCATCTGTATTTCTTTTTATTATTAATTACAGTTATTACGTACTCCTATATATATAAACAAACACGTCATCCGACGTATTGTAACAGTTtatagtggtgatgatgatgatgatgatgatgatgatgatgatgatgatgatgatgatgatgatgatgatgatgatgatgatgatgatgatgatgatgatgatgatgatgatgatgatgatgatgatgatgatgatgatgatgatgatgatgatgatgatgatgatgatgatgatgatgatgatgatgatgatgatgatgatgatgatgatgatgatgatgatgatgatgatgatgatgatgatgatgatgatgatgatgatgatgatgatgatgatgatgatgatgatgatgatgatgatgatgatgatgacgacgacttaGTTTCTGGGCGGCCGTGGGTGTTTTGCTCGCATTTTTCAGTCGCACACCTGGCTCTGCTGCCTTATTCTCCAACCATAGCTTGACGGGCTTCACTTCGTCgtcggcaccggcaccggcccctccccctccccctcccccctgcCCCTGCCCACCTCCCCCACCTCTTCCCCCTCTCAGCCAGATCTAGTTGCGCCTACAACCCTAGCCCCGATGAGCTCCACCACCCCATCACCGCCGCAGCCGCCGGCCGTCTCTCCGGCATCGGCGGCCACCCCTCCACCGCCCGCCTCCCCTTCCCCTATCCCCTCCATCTCCCGACGGCGCGACCCCTACCCCGTGACAGCGCGACCGCGGCCGTCCCTTCGGACCGCGTCGCGTCTTCCTTTTCCAGCGAGGGGCTCGCGGCCGACGTGCTCGTCAACAACGCTGGGCTGTCCTACCCCTACGCGCCGGTTCAGAGGAAGGCGCCGTCGATCGAGCGGCCGCTGGCTTGCACCTTGGAGGAACTGTACAAAGGTGCCACTAAAAAAGATCTCCAGGGATGTCCTTGACGCCGCCGGGTGAGACCGCCGATTCCTTGCCCAATTTGTTGCATGCATAATACAGACTGACCACAGGTTCTAGTATTCTGTTCTTCTGTAAAGATCGGAGCATTGTTTCTGCCTTGATGTTTGAGCAAGTCCGTGTGTTGTTGTAGGGATAAATAGAGACTTTTTGTGCTACTATACTACTAGGTCGTGCCTTGTGTTATGCATCTTCTGACTTTGGTTGGCACATTGTGGTTGCACATTAGTATCTTTTGGGCAGGGAAACTGAGGAGCATGAGAGGAAAGGTtgagaagagagaaaaaaaaattgatAGGGATGGCAGTTTGGTAGACAGATAAGGCAAGAACAATACAAATGTGGTTTGATCTGTCTTATGCCTTCTTTTTTATTAATACAGTAATTGAGTATGAGGCATACATACAACACTCTACAACCACCACCTATATGTGCACCTAAACCCAATAGGAATTTATCAGAGGCATCTAAGGTCTCTCAGAGTGTGGTACATGCTTTCCAACTTATTTTTGATTTCTGCACCAAGCCAGGTTGGTGGGCTGAGTGCACACCCACACCCACTCGTAGGCAAATGGCCATTGGTTTGCTTAATTCTTGTTTGTCTGATTTATCTTATCAGCTCAAGGATGCATCAGTCAATTCTCCAGAACTCTCTCTATTGAATAATGTTATTAAATGAATCTTCCTGTGTTTCAGTCCAGGACATTTCAGCTGTTGTTGCCCCTTACTTTCTGATTCTTTTGAGCGATACACAAGGTATTCTGACCTTCTCTATGCACTTCAACCATAACTCTATGTTGTGCTCCCCATGGTGGCCAAGCTGACTGTTAGCTTTAAATGTTAGCCATTATTCTTGATTTATTGGAGTTGGCAATATCCTTTGCATATGATATTAGGGTGGTGTGCATGTATTGCACGGTGCATACTGTACAATTTGCTTCACATGGGGAAGTTTTTTATTTCTGTACCTCATGCTTACAACTACAGTTATATATTCTACTCAAAATCAAATTTTAAAGGTTCACACTATAGATGCCATAAGACAAAAATATAGGAAGAGTTAGTTAGTGGATCCAATCGCTTTCCATCAGATATGGTGCAGCACGTTATACTTGATTTTTCAGAATACATAAATTGTCTATTTAGGAAGAGATTGTTGCCTAACGAATGAAACTCAAATTGACTAAGAAAATGTAGCTGCTTTTAGGTTTTATGGAGGTGTCAATAATCAGCATTTAGAGCTGAATAATTAGCAATTAGATATTCTTTTGGTCATGGTGTAAGTACTAGAGCTGAATAATTAGCAATTAGATATTCTTTTGGGCATGGTGTAAGTACTAATTATTTATCACGTTACAATCACCCTCTCACAGCTCACAATTGGAGGTAGAAGATGAACTTTGATCACAGAATGCAGCACGGGCAAACCTTTGTTTGGTAACACATCTTTGTTTGGTGGAAATATCAACTGCAGGCACAAAGTTTATGCATCTGTCTGGTGTACTAGTGTAGGTGGCATGCAATGTTTACACTGACTGCATTTGGATCATATGGCTTCCTCTTGTAATTTGCTTAAATAAGGATGCTATATTTGTATTCAGGCTGATGGCCAGATGCCCGGTGACAAGACCATTGGGGAGGTGATGATGCTTTCAACACCTTCTTCAGTGAGACTGGCGTTGGGAAGCATGTTCCCCGTGCTGTGTTTATTGACCTTGAGCCCACTATCATCGATGAGGTGAGGACTGGCACCCACTATCATGTTTAGATGTCTGCTGCTAGTCCTGCCTTGATCCATATTGTGCTCTGTAGGTTTAGCAAATTTCATCATATCCATTTGCATCCTATTCTTTAGAAAATACTGCTCAGGTATTACTATTAGGACTAAAATGCTTTGCTGCTGTTTTGAACACTATACTGCTTTTTCAGAATACAAAAATTCCCTATTTTAAGAAGATATTGTTGCTTAATGAATGACACTTAAATTGCATAATGAATGATAGTTAGGTTCTAGTTTGTTGACCATGTGATGGGATTTGATCATTGCACTTTACTTGTGTTGTGGTTATGCACGGATTCATGTTTCTATTTGCTCTTCTGATAAGCTGATTGTTATCACAGGGCTATTGTTATTTTGAACATAGAGGTTCTTTGCTGTAGATTACAAAAGCACAAAGCAGGTATGATGTCTGCAATATATGTAAATAAGTACATATGTAGTGAGAGAGGGAATTATATTGGAGGAGTTGGTTTGGATTTTTAGATCCATGTCAGTTAGGCACTTGCGTCTTTTAATTGAatctctctctattttttttttcaaataaacCGGGGATGGGGGTGGGGTGTTGGCTGCAAATGAACATAGACACTATACTTGCTTTTTCGGAATACATGAATCGCCTATTTAGGAAGACAACTAATTTAGGAATACATAAATCGCCAATTTAGGAAGACAATAGTATTAAGAATATTTAGCACACAAGGCATAGTTCGTTTGCTGGACACATGCCTATTGAAAGAGCATGGTGCTTTTTACAAATAAAAGTAGTAGCTGCAACTGACAAGTGGCACAAGCTGATAAGGCCATGGTGGGACGCTTGCCTGTTTTTCCAATTCTTCCGTATTAGAGAGAGAAGAAGGGAGGAGTATGCACACTTTGATGTTTCCAATTCATTCATCTCTTCTCTAATTCTATCTACCCCTATAAAACATCAGTTAGAATTATTCTATAACCACTCAACAATTACCTGCTCCACAGTAATGACTTTAACTACGCCCATACCAAAATATGCACCTAGAAATACACCATAATAAAAATGTACGCCCATCTTAACTCTCATcaattctctctttactttaccatatCTGACGGTCGTCCTTCGATGTATCTGCACCTCCTGTGATCACACACCCTCCCTCCGCCCTCAGCCCACTACGCCCACACGGCACGGCCACGGTTCGATCCCTGGTTTCCCCCAAAAAATTTCTCCTCTCCCAAACGCTCTCTCCTTTCTCGTGTCGACAGAGTGGATGAGGCCGAGGCAGTGGTCGAGGCCATCTGTTATGGACGGCATTCGGATTGAGTTGATGGAGAGATGGCGGCTGCCGTGCTACAGTACCTGCGGCGCTACAGTACCCACGGGTACggggcggcggctagggctaggGGTGCTGGGGAGGCGGGCCGCGGGGCTTCGcccacggccggcaagagagaagggattttcttctaatctcttgcttgattatagattgatacatctcatctcattatatagagaggtcttacttggcccctaagcaagcgactaattaaccctaCTGGGCTAAGGCCCAACaggcccttgactcctctaacactacaccccacctggacatgcatctcgtcctcgagctgcaacCTAACGATGACTCTGCTAGACACAAACCTAACACCTAAAAACAAGCCTTTTACATCTCAACTTATCTTATTAACCTGAAGTCGACTGCGACTCTTTATTTTTTACTCCTGAAGATACGTCGGACACCCTCCGCGTGATGAACCTACACATGTGTAGCCACCTAGATCCCATGGAGACCACCGGAACGAGAGGGGTGCACGGGTATAGCCACATGGAATTAGTCGCGATAGCGACCAGCGGAGACGTCCTCACGGCGGCCGGTGGCGGAATGTGGTGGCGCTAGGCAGTGCGTCCCCGCTGGTGACAAGGAAGGGAGCACCTCCCCTATCGCTGCTGCCGCGGAGTTGGAGTTCGCTGCCTGCGGAAAAAACAACATGCCCGTCACCCATGGGGGAAACCACATGTCGAAGATCCCCGACGCAGCGGATGAGATCGAAGACCTCCACGCGGCAAAGCGCAGCTTGGAGGAGCTGCGAAGGGGTGCAGGGTTTTGGTTTCGGTTTCGGTTCCTAGCCCTCTGCgacctgccgccgccgctgccatcaTCGTCCGCCACGCCTACCACCGCCACCTAGCCACCCACCATACCAGCCTCTACCTCAGCACTAGTGCCGTCATCTTCGCTGTCGCTGGGATCGACGGGAGCTCCCAGGCCTGTGTTCACCCCGGAGGAAACCACAGCCGCGATCGTCGACCTCAGCCACGGCATGGCCGAAATTCGACGTACCCTGCAGGCGCTTCTCCTCGGGCAGTACCCTATGCAGCTGCCACTTCCTTCCTAGCTGCCACCGTCGCTACTGCCGCTACCATCCAACTAGCCGCTGCCACCGATCTCCTACCCTTATGGGATGCCTAGTGATGCACCGTCGGCCTCCTATTCTGCCTCGCCGCCCTCCACCCAAATGCCGATCCATCAACTCTGTATTCTGCCGTTGCCCTCGCCGCTTCCAGAGAGGGCCACCTGGTCCTCAGGGCCGGTCTTCACGGAGGCCTCCCCGCGGACCCACGTGCCGTCGGCTCCTACCAGTAACGCCCTCGTGCACCATGGAGGTGTACCGGCGTCCGGCGTTCTCTACGGCGGGGTGGACGGCACCCTCTTCCACGACAGCAGCCTGGTGCCGGCGCCTGCCGACGCCGTGGAACATGCTGCGGCCACAGCCACCCAGGGCACCCATCCACCAAGTTTCTACAAGCTCGAGTTTACCATATATGATGGCTCCGAGGATCCCCTGAATTGGCTCAACCACTGTGAGCAGTTTTTTCGGGGGGCAGCATACGCATGCGTCTGATCGTACCTGGCTGGCGTCCTACCACCTCAAGGGCGTGGCGCAGACATGGTACTACGCCCTCGAGCAGGACGAGGGGATGCCGCCATGGGATCGCTTCAAGGAGTTGTGTCGCCTCCGCTTTGGGCCTCCCATCCGCGGCACTCGACTAGCGTAGTTGGCCCGCTTGTCGTTCACCTCTACCGTGCATGAGTACTCCGATTGGTTCCAGGCAGTGCAGTGCCATGCACGGAACTTGTCGGCCCCGCAGAAGGCCGAACTCTACATTGGCGGCCTGCCGGAGCACATCCGGGTCGACGTGGAACTTTGCGAACCCAAGATCTTCAGACGGCTATCTACCTCGCCCGGTCTTTCGAGCGGCGCGCGACGGCCATGGCGTGGGTTCCTCCTGCGCACGCTCCACGTCTCCCTCCTCAGTCGGGCGCACTGCCGCCCCCACTTGCCCAGGCTACAACCCCAGCGGCAGCGGGCGCCCCTGGCCAGCCTGCGTCAGGCAATGCAGCAGCCCCAGGGCGACTTTTCCACCGCCTTTCGCTGGCAGAACAGCTGGAACGCCATCAACAGGGCCTCTGTTATAACTGTGATGAGCCCTACGTGCCGGGCCACGTGTGTCGCCGCCTATTCTACCTGGAGTTGGCGGACTATATTGGGGACGACGGCCTGCCGGCCGCGGACGCGGGCGCTCAGCTGGAAGGGCTGGTCGTCCAAGAGGAGCCTGCGGCTGATGCTAATGCTCTTGTCGTGTCGCTTCATGCTCTTGCAGGGATCCGCGCTGACAACACCATGTTGGTGCACGTCATGGTTAAGGGGGAGCGCCTCCTCGCACTGCTCGACACGGGCTCCACTCATAACTTTCTCTAGGGCGCCACCATGTGTCGCTTAGGGCTCGTTCCACAGGGCGGCGATCAGCTCAGCGTCACCGTCGCCAACGGTGACTGCCTGCCTTGCGAGGGCATCGCCCGCAACGTCCCCATCACTATCGGCGCCGAGACCTTCACCATCACCTGCGCCGGCCTGAGCTTGGGCTGCTCTGACTTCATCCTCGACGTCGACTTTCTTCGCACCTTAGGCCCCATTCTGTGGGATCTCAAGGCCATGATGGTGTCCTTCTGGTGGGGCGACCGGCGCATCCTTTGGAAGGGTGTGGGCGGTCCAAGCGAGGCGGCGCAGCAGTAGTAGCTCGCGGTCGCCACCATCGCCTCTCCACAGCTCCTGCTGAACTGCCTACTCCAGCAGCATGGCGCCATCTTCGAGGAGCCATAGGGCCTCCCCCAGTGCGGCCCTACGATCACCGTATTCACCTCCTCCCGTGCACCACTCCTGTCGCAGTACAACCCTACCGCTACCCCCAGCTGCAGAAGGATGAGCTAGAGCGCCAGTGCATGGCCATGCTCACCCAAGGTATCATCCGGCCCAGCACATCATCGTTCTCCACCCTGGTGGTGCTGGTCCGCAAGGCGGACAATTCATGGTGCTTTTGCATCGACTATCGTGCACTCAACGCCAAGACGTCTAAGGACAAATTCCCTATTCCAGTGGTGGACGAGCTTCTCGACGAGTTGCATGGGGCTCATTTATTCACCAAGCTGGACTTGCGCTCGGGTTATCACCAAGACGTCCAAGGACAAATTCCTATTCTAGTGGTGGACAAGCTTCTCGACGAGTTGCATGGGGCTCGTTTCTTCACCAAACTGGACTTGCGCTTGGGTTATCACCAGGTGCGCAAGCACCCGGATGACATCGACAAGACGGCGCTCCTCACACATCATGGGCACTATGAGTTATTGGTGATGCCTTTTGGCCTCTCCAATGCTCCGGCGACATTCCAGGCATTGATGAACGACGTGCTTTGCCCCTATCTGCGCAGGTTCGTGATGGTGTTTTTCAACGACATACTCATTTACAACCCTTCTTGGGCTAAACACCTGCAGCATGTCGGCATCGTCTTCAACGCCCTCCGAGCGCACCACTTACACCTCAAGCGCTCCAAGTGTTCCTTCGGGGCCACATCCGTGGCCTATCTCGGCCATGTCATCTCCGCCGACGGGGTCGGCATGGACACCGACAAGGTCACGACGGTCTCCTCGTGGCCCaccttgtcgatggggaaccctacaggCCCCCCACAGATcgtactatagggaagtgggccttgATAACAAGGCCCACAACCCTACCGTCAAGAagaacacggagcaaagcaacgtgtaaTGACCAAAACTCCAACTCGGACcgtacaaggaaaggcgcccgaagcatagcctaggactctgaccttgtatccgagtagaaGACAAACAACTCCTCCCAGCACCTAAGCTATAAAGGGCTAATGAGGATACCCCTTGTAAAAAACGGAACAtacccaatactcaaagcaacaCGACGCAAATAGGCTAACgtaaaactggacgtaaggttattactcgaccaagtcgagggcccaaaccagtataaatcgtgagtctctttgcgtaaccgccgagttccactattcgccgaagcctgaacaactgtcctgggtacccccgtggcaggctatcggtggtaaaacatcgacagctggcgcgccaggtaggggctttcgacaaATTTTTTCTCGAGAGCTCGGCGGACCTCGACCTCAACATGACTTTTCCGGCGGGAACAACCTTCGTCTTCGGATCCTAGATCTGCGAGGCTGACGGCGATGGCAAGCTACGTACTcgtctccgagaagaaaaagaattcgacgacaaagttgaatatgaactcgccgagaagatgacgaaactctcaacttcggatacaactcggaatgaggaagaaagcggatacgaaaccgattctgagaaagagatacaacccaactccaagacaatcttcacagAGCCAAGTCTAATTGGACTCAGAGACACAACAACGATCGTGAAGGAATACAACCCGTACAACTCCGAAAAGAACTCGGGAACGTACGGACTGTACAACACGGCATCAATCTACCAACACTTTACCCGagacaagatgaactcagcaagaaaaatactcctggagggagcacaagaagggatgatcatgacagttacCCCACAAGACTATGTGGTGCATTGTCGGGTTCTTTCACCTCAAAAAAAGCCCAGACTAGCACGTacattgaagaactaccttatcaagagggaaaagaactcggatccagcTTAGAGACTAccgacagctcaaccaaacgaaggatgaaataccgtacaagaagagctcggaagaggtacactgtatacatggtggagcagttggagcaacctttggaaccaccgcagattcctgatataaaatctttagacgaatcagaaggcaacatctcgccagatgagaagagcgacagcaacgaaaatgatgagcaaagactagcaagactaaagaagaataaATTGAAGGCTGGAAGAAGGAACAtagctaaacaaaggaagcaaatctGGAATAAATACAAGGCGGAactaacggaatacaacagaaagaaggcggaAAGAGAAGCCGcaaaaagtacaaaaagggaaagaattgaagaattaacaaaagAATTGCACACCCTCACAAGTAATGGAAAGTcaaaggaagaccagaagaaagaagtcgggggaCCAGAAAAACAACCCGGCGGGGGAAGTCCCACAAGAGCCACAAGGAGAGCAACTacccaaaaaatcaaattttcaaaggCTAGGACCAGCAGAAAGTGCTGATGCCAATGGAAGGCAGGAACATTACTCAAAACAACAAGAAAGAGGCAAACCAGAATTAAGTcaacgctaccaagaaatatcaagaagatttgataAAGAAGATGACTACAGAGAATCCGAGTTAAAAGAAGACATGTCTTATTACAGAAGAGCAGGATCGCCAGACTACAGAAGAGCAGAACCATACGACAGATTCTCTTGTTTTGCAGGAAGACTGCAAACATTGAAGCTACCACACAAATTTAAActagcaaatcattccaagtacgatggcaaagtAGAACCAAGGCAATGGTTAAGAGTTTATTCCCAATCTATTGAGTTAGCTGGAGGAGatgacgacatcaaggctctatttttcccaatggcccttgaagcaatgccactacaatggtttgacaaattaaggCTAAGGTCAATCGGATATTGGGAAGACTTGtaagaagctttctgcaacaactttgcaggcattattacccatccaatgaccgcagccgagttgaaaggagtaaggcaaaggagaggagaaagtctaagggaatactatagaagattcggagaattcagggctcaagtccacgacattaccGACAGAGAGGTGATAGAAGCCTTTGCGGAAGGAATCTTAGCAAGCTGGCAATACaaagactatttcaatgagaacccaaggaCAAATGAAGgcttcaagagggttgttgaaaaGCTGATTTCATCGAAAGAAAGAACCCGACACcggtttgctagggacaacccagaaaataGAAGACCTgattacagacagcaagacaaaaggccgaggcaggacaacatggtggcaaccacagacaacaagaGAAGATACAATGGCAGCAGCAACGATAGCAACGGTGGCAattacaatggcaactacaacaataacaacaacagtaacaacaacgggtacaacagtaatagcaactatcggagcaacaactaccgaggaagagcaccggaaaacatagagaacatgccttgtcacatacacccaggaaccagacacaagttagttgaatgcagcacttttcagcggcagttcatgaagagagaaaacaagaaTCAAAACAGCTCggagcaaaagcaagaagaatccaaggaggaaaagaaagctgaaggggattatcaagaaccccaacgcCAATTAGCAGTGATATTTTCAGGTGTCCCTAACACATGAAGCAAAAGGcaagagaaactagctcacagagccatcatggcggctgaaccagccaccccaagatacctagattggtcagagtaccccatcgacttcacaagagaagaccaatggaccagtgcaaCAAACACAGGATACTATCCGCTGGTACTGGGTCCAACTATCGCAGGAGtggcagtaactaaagtactcatcgacggaggagccgggcTCAATATAATTTTCGCAGATACTCTCAGAAGGATGAATCTAGATTGTGAAGGACTaatgacaccaacaagcacaccattttatggaatagtacccggcagagcagctatgccactcggacagataaccctaccagtcacctttggcacaccagacaaatatcggacggaattcatcaaatttgaagttgcagactttgaatcatgctaccacgcaatacttgggagaccagctttaacaaaatacatgacagtgccacactatccatacctactactcaagatgccaacaacaaaggacGTATTATCATTGAagggagatctaaagaaagcacatgattgcgatgtacaagcagtacaaatatccgaaagattacaagacataaaggaatgaaaggagattgcaatactAGCCAACGAAATGAACCCGGATGAGATTCAAATACCGGCTAAGAAACCAAGCAactttgcaccaccaaaagaagccgctaccaagactattgacttaTTGACTGATGACCcggagaagacggcaatcatcagtgcaaatctcgatcccaaataggaactcgcgctcaccaact
This DNA window, taken from Miscanthus floridulus cultivar M001 chromosome 13, ASM1932011v1, whole genome shotgun sequence, encodes the following:
- the LOC136500166 gene encoding ribosome-inactivating protein 3-like, producing the protein MMITNNKSAACRPNLVLLLSLFLLAAFAQAQAPPPPPPAGAPPPPAGGPPIHHVYWDIRTETFQVLRTKLMRLVLDYANRNPPYNPPSVNQIPVTGPRRRGFYDPPPEWIYIHIKVGEAPEEQVTLAMAIDDLYIIGFCNGDNVWYQFSGDKDVFKGLPPGTHILPIEENYRDLISGGRVNMPLVPLGKNSATHATLQLATYNHIISPKEQAKDGLVRFVIMIGEGMRLQKIDETFSGDNWEETFLTTDDALSVVDWGSSSRLVIRWFLTGGAKWGGGCTWRVWDCSAPRFF